In one window of Prosthecobacter vanneervenii DNA:
- a CDS encoding LysR family transcriptional regulator: MKAKPHSPQRVGAAADSPARRYFKEVRFRQIRSLVELSRHGSFAATAAAMGLAVPSVWQQIRSLEDEYGVQFVVADGSKVSLTDDGRMLVDLAAPLVESFDGLRAVFEDRRSTAARTLTVVAPSNMLSGALRRPIILYRQHHPKVKLVLLDRPSYLAKDVIEQDEADLAVIGMAEGDEPMSQFQYLPLARFAFHLICPATHTLMQSRHLTLAGIVNEPLVLAPEESSSHRQIRKVFSRAGLGERMNVTMTATNRALMLNYVAIGFGISIGTAAAGAKPPKRTAGEAEIVFRDASDLFGHEEVFLVQRKGRFEPAHVRAFRELVVKAFRSES; the protein is encoded by the coding sequence ATGAAGGCGAAACCCCATTCACCCCAAAGAGTCGGCGCTGCGGCTGACTCGCCTGCGCGGCGCTATTTCAAAGAAGTTCGCTTCAGGCAGATACGTTCTCTGGTGGAGCTCTCCCGGCACGGCAGCTTTGCGGCCACGGCTGCGGCCATGGGGCTGGCGGTGCCGTCTGTCTGGCAGCAGATTCGCTCCCTGGAAGATGAATATGGGGTGCAGTTTGTGGTGGCGGACGGTTCCAAAGTTTCGCTCACCGACGACGGGCGCATGCTGGTGGACCTGGCTGCGCCGCTGGTGGAGTCCTTTGACGGACTGAGGGCCGTGTTTGAGGACCGCCGCAGCACGGCGGCACGCACCCTCACTGTGGTGGCTCCTTCCAACATGCTCTCGGGCGCCCTGCGCCGCCCTATCATTCTCTACCGCCAGCATCATCCGAAGGTGAAACTGGTGCTGCTGGACCGGCCCTCCTATCTGGCCAAAGATGTGATTGAGCAGGATGAGGCAGATCTGGCTGTCATCGGCATGGCCGAAGGTGATGAGCCGATGTCGCAGTTTCAGTACCTTCCGCTGGCCCGGTTCGCCTTTCATCTGATCTGCCCGGCCACGCACACGCTGATGCAGTCGCGGCATTTGACGCTGGCTGGAATCGTCAATGAGCCGCTGGTGCTCGCGCCAGAAGAGAGCAGCTCACACCGGCAGATCCGCAAGGTGTTTTCACGAGCTGGCCTCGGGGAGCGCATGAATGTGACGATGACAGCCACGAATCGTGCTCTGATGCTCAATTACGTAGCCATCGGCTTTGGCATCTCTATCGGCACGGCTGCGGCCGGGGCCAAACCGCCCAAACGCACCGCAGGAGAGGCTGAGATCGTATTCCGCGATGCTTCCGATCTCTTCGGCCATGAAGAGGTCTTTCTGGTGCAGCGCAAAGGCCGCTTTGAGCCTGCGCATGTGAGGGCCTTTCGAGAGCTGGTGGTGAAGGCCTTTCGAAGCGAGTCTTGA
- the tdh gene encoding L-threonine 3-dehydrogenase encodes MKALVKARSERGLWLQDVPEPQVGINDVLIKVHKTGICGTDLHIYKWDAWAQKTIPVPMVVGHEFVGEVVSVGSNVNDFHPGEIVSAEGHVVCGRCRNCLAGRRHLCKDTVGIGVNRTGAFAEYISVPMTNVWHHREGVDEDVASIFDPFGNAVHTALAFECLGEDVLITGAGPIGIMAIPVVKHAGARHVVITDVNEYRLELARRMGATRAVNVKSETIEDVQKQLGMKEGFDVGLEMSGNATAFRSMIDNMCHGGKIAMLGIPSEQIAIDWNKVIFNMLTIKGIYGRQMYETWYYMSVLLESGVNIQPVITHRFHYSEFEKGFAAMESGNCGKVVLDWRG; translated from the coding sequence ATGAAAGCACTCGTCAAGGCACGGTCTGAACGCGGTCTCTGGCTCCAGGATGTCCCGGAGCCGCAGGTGGGCATCAATGATGTCCTCATCAAGGTTCACAAGACAGGGATCTGCGGCACGGATCTGCACATTTACAAATGGGACGCCTGGGCGCAGAAGACGATACCCGTGCCGATGGTGGTGGGGCATGAGTTTGTGGGAGAGGTCGTTTCCGTGGGCTCCAATGTGAACGACTTCCATCCGGGCGAGATCGTCAGCGCCGAGGGGCATGTGGTGTGTGGACGGTGTCGCAACTGCCTCGCGGGCCGGCGTCATCTTTGCAAAGACACCGTGGGCATCGGTGTGAACAGAACCGGGGCCTTCGCCGAATACATCAGCGTGCCGATGACGAATGTCTGGCACCACCGGGAAGGAGTGGATGAAGATGTGGCGAGCATCTTTGACCCCTTTGGCAATGCCGTGCACACCGCGCTGGCCTTTGAATGCCTCGGAGAAGATGTGCTCATCACCGGGGCGGGGCCCATCGGCATCATGGCCATACCTGTGGTGAAGCATGCCGGAGCGCGGCATGTCGTCATCACGGATGTGAACGAATACCGGCTGGAGCTGGCGCGCCGGATGGGGGCAACCCGGGCGGTGAACGTGAAGAGCGAAACCATCGAAGACGTGCAGAAGCAGCTCGGAATGAAGGAGGGTTTTGATGTCGGGCTGGAGATGAGCGGAAATGCAACCGCCTTCCGCAGCATGATCGACAACATGTGCCACGGCGGCAAGATCGCCATGCTGGGCATTCCCAGCGAGCAGATCGCGATCGACTGGAACAAGGTCATCTTTAACATGCTGACCATCAAGGGCATCTATGGTCGGCAGATGTATGAGACGTGGTACTACATGAGTGTGCTGCTGGAGAGCGGCGTAAACATCCAGCCGGTGATCACCCACCGGTTTCATTACTCCGAATTCGAAAAAGGTTTTGCCGCCATGGAGTCTGGAAACTGTGGCAAAGTGGTGCTGGACTGGCGAGGCTAA
- a CDS encoding GDSL-type esterase/lipase family protein produces MTKSLILALLAFGALLQVESALQLAPPSVQRDANGVVTLQSTAPDATILYTLDGADPIEKSNPYLAPIDLSSGGTLKARVFSKLRKSKSEAVQATYEPLPGRQPLPSTVVPVTQDRSWPQYDWTTRHKLTSAAVMRSQPKILFIGDSITHFFGGEQFDSYPLHGKKVWEEYYTPRNAGNLGFGWDKTENVLWRLQHGAVDGISPKLIVMMIGTNNTGNCSAHDIAAGIEAIVQEFNKRLPESKILLLGIFPRGKKPDAPHRGKIAEVNRIISQLDGKQNVTFLDIGPKFLTPEGLITQDIMPGFLHPNEKGYRIWAEAIEPTVKKLLSEP; encoded by the coding sequence ATGACCAAATCCCTGATCCTCGCCCTGCTCGCCTTTGGAGCTCTTCTGCAAGTCGAAAGCGCCCTGCAGCTAGCGCCGCCGTCTGTGCAGCGCGATGCCAATGGCGTCGTGACGCTGCAAAGCACTGCTCCGGACGCCACCATCCTCTACACTTTGGACGGAGCAGATCCCATCGAGAAATCCAACCCCTACCTGGCCCCCATCGACCTCTCCAGCGGCGGCACACTGAAGGCACGGGTCTTCTCCAAGCTGCGCAAATCCAAAAGCGAAGCGGTTCAGGCCACCTATGAGCCCCTTCCAGGCCGCCAGCCGCTGCCCAGCACCGTCGTCCCCGTGACGCAGGACCGCAGCTGGCCTCAGTATGACTGGACCACACGTCACAAGCTCACCAGCGCCGCCGTCATGCGCAGCCAGCCAAAGATCCTGTTCATCGGCGACTCCATCACCCACTTCTTCGGTGGCGAGCAGTTCGACAGCTACCCGCTCCATGGCAAGAAGGTGTGGGAGGAATACTACACACCGCGCAATGCTGGAAACCTCGGCTTCGGCTGGGACAAAACCGAGAATGTCCTCTGGCGGCTCCAGCACGGCGCTGTGGACGGCATCTCGCCAAAGCTGATCGTCATGATGATCGGCACCAACAACACCGGCAACTGCTCCGCCCATGACATCGCAGCCGGCATCGAGGCCATTGTACAGGAATTCAACAAGCGTCTGCCAGAGTCGAAAATCCTGCTGCTGGGCATCTTCCCGCGCGGCAAAAAACCCGACGCCCCCCATCGCGGCAAGATCGCCGAGGTAAACCGCATCATCTCCCAGCTCGACGGGAAACAGAACGTCACCTTCCTCGACATCGGCCCGAAGTTCCTCACTCCCGAGGGCCTGATCACCCAGGACATCATGCCCGGCTTCCTGCATCCGAATGAAAAAGGCTACCGCATCTGGGCCGAAGCCATCGAACCCACGGTAAAAAAGCTCCTCAGCGAACCTTGA
- a CDS encoding Gfo/Idh/MocA family protein — MNRRSFFHATGLATFASRLAAQASETSAKAEYKGPVFKIGNIGCGGRGTFVSDILAENPGFQLAAACDYFEDRVKAFGEKFGVAADRQFSGLDGYKKMLEHVDAVAIHSPPFFHVQQAVDAVAAGKHVLIAKPVAIDVAGCEIIRQLAKDAAARGIVVLADVQCRGDEFFQEGMKRIHAGAIGDLQFGECHYEADLIPLKSDADDTPEGRLSNWIRHRDLAGDIITEQNIHALDIVSWAFGRPTRISGICGRGGRPDSVGDVSDHYSLLFEYAKGAVSFASRQYTAWGSPFLCDNRFVGTKGAFSSKFGGRVMIRGGKDNFWGGGETKNLYRAGSVNNVESFRAAIAAGNPNGNPTIEGAVETALLTLFGEHAAKAGHPVTWDKFIRDAKAVKPDLDGLKV; from the coding sequence ATGAATCGTCGATCCTTCTTCCACGCCACCGGTCTCGCCACTTTCGCCAGTCGTCTGGCCGCGCAAGCGTCCGAAACGTCGGCCAAGGCAGAATACAAAGGGCCGGTGTTTAAAATCGGCAACATCGGCTGCGGAGGGCGCGGCACCTTTGTCTCCGATATTCTTGCTGAGAATCCGGGTTTCCAACTAGCAGCTGCCTGCGACTACTTCGAGGATCGCGTGAAGGCGTTTGGCGAAAAATTTGGTGTCGCCGCCGACAGGCAGTTCAGCGGGCTCGATGGCTATAAAAAGATGCTTGAGCATGTGGATGCAGTGGCCATCCACAGCCCGCCCTTTTTCCATGTGCAGCAGGCGGTGGACGCCGTGGCTGCTGGCAAGCATGTGCTCATCGCCAAGCCAGTGGCGATCGATGTAGCTGGGTGTGAAATCATCCGCCAGCTGGCCAAGGATGCAGCGGCCAGGGGCATCGTCGTGCTGGCGGATGTGCAGTGCCGCGGCGATGAGTTTTTTCAGGAAGGGATGAAACGCATCCATGCCGGAGCGATCGGTGATCTGCAGTTCGGCGAATGTCATTACGAGGCCGATTTGATCCCGCTCAAAAGTGATGCAGACGACACTCCAGAGGGAAGGTTGAGCAACTGGATACGCCATCGTGATCTGGCGGGAGACATCATCACCGAGCAGAACATCCACGCGCTCGATATCGTGAGCTGGGCCTTTGGCCGGCCCACGCGCATCAGCGGCATCTGTGGCCGTGGCGGGCGGCCTGACAGTGTGGGAGATGTCTCCGACCACTACTCACTTCTTTTTGAGTATGCCAAGGGTGCGGTCAGCTTTGCCTCGCGCCAATATACTGCCTGGGGTTCCCCCTTCTTGTGCGACAACCGCTTTGTGGGAACGAAGGGCGCTTTTAGCAGCAAATTTGGCGGACGTGTGATGATCCGTGGAGGGAAGGATAACTTCTGGGGAGGCGGTGAAACCAAGAACCTCTACCGCGCCGGTTCGGTGAACAATGTGGAGTCCTTCCGTGCGGCCATCGCTGCTGGAAATCCGAATGGCAACCCGACGATCGAAGGCGCGGTGGAAACAGCGCTGCTCACGCTCTTTGGCGAGCATGCCGCCAAAGCAGGGCATCCGGTGACCTGGGACAAATTCATTCGTGATGCAAAGGCGGTGAAGCCTGATCTTGATGGGCTAAAGGTCTGA
- a CDS encoding DUF1501 domain-containing protein has translation MTLRPAPTPFLRRDILGGLGSIAVASMLRAEEAWQPPDGLPMIPQRAKRVIWLFMRGGVSHMESFDPKPMLTKYAGKSIGETPYKDVQDPEKLKKVRVVVVNDANGKQRNVIYPLQTGYRRYGQCGIEISDWFPNIGACADEIAFIRGMWTTDDNHGAQVQFHSGRHMLEPRVPTLGAWVTYGLGSMTDNLPSFINMGPRFFDVRDGHYLGPAYDAVNLKVDPKNPLTYAAPEFQIGKTQQEVQFDLIHRLNELNAEQYPGDKTLAARMKSYQLAFNMQTAVPETMNLEAESEETKKLYGMDDKVAEPFARQLIVARRLAERGVRFIQLQHGDGAAGAWDSHSGLKKNHSSLAQQVDKPISGLLKDLKQRGMLDDTLVVFATEFGRTPGSQGSDGRDHHPYGFSVWMAGGGIKGGTIHGRTDELGFHAVEHPHYVTDVHATILHLLGLDPHRLEVPGRKRLERDFGRVIPQILA, from the coding sequence ATGACTCTGCGCCCTGCACCCACGCCCTTTCTCCGCCGAGACATCCTTGGCGGGCTCGGCAGCATTGCTGTCGCATCCATGCTCAGGGCGGAGGAGGCGTGGCAGCCGCCCGATGGTCTGCCGATGATCCCGCAGCGGGCCAAGCGCGTGATCTGGCTCTTCATGCGCGGCGGGGTGAGCCACATGGAGAGCTTTGACCCGAAGCCCATGCTCACCAAGTATGCGGGCAAGTCGATCGGTGAGACACCGTACAAGGACGTGCAGGATCCTGAGAAGCTCAAGAAGGTGCGCGTGGTGGTGGTGAATGACGCGAATGGCAAGCAGCGCAATGTCATCTATCCGCTGCAGACCGGCTACAGGCGCTACGGGCAGTGTGGCATCGAGATCAGCGACTGGTTTCCAAACATCGGCGCATGTGCCGATGAGATCGCCTTCATCCGCGGCATGTGGACCACGGATGACAATCATGGAGCGCAGGTGCAGTTCCACAGCGGAAGGCACATGCTGGAGCCACGGGTGCCGACGCTCGGTGCCTGGGTGACCTACGGCCTGGGCTCCATGACGGACAATCTGCCGTCCTTCATCAACATGGGGCCGCGCTTTTTTGATGTGAGGGACGGGCACTACCTCGGCCCTGCCTATGACGCGGTGAACCTGAAGGTGGACCCGAAAAATCCGCTGACGTATGCCGCGCCGGAATTTCAGATCGGCAAGACGCAGCAGGAGGTGCAGTTTGATCTCATCCACCGGCTCAATGAGCTCAATGCGGAGCAGTATCCGGGGGACAAGACGCTCGCCGCGCGGATGAAGAGCTACCAGCTGGCCTTCAACATGCAGACCGCCGTGCCGGAGACGATGAACCTCGAAGCTGAAAGCGAGGAAACGAAAAAGCTCTACGGCATGGATGACAAAGTGGCGGAGCCTTTTGCCCGCCAGCTCATCGTGGCCCGCCGTCTGGCGGAGCGCGGGGTGCGTTTTATTCAACTGCAGCATGGCGATGGTGCGGCAGGGGCGTGGGACTCGCACTCCGGTCTGAAAAAGAACCACTCCAGCCTGGCGCAGCAGGTGGACAAACCCATTTCCGGACTCCTGAAGGATTTGAAGCAGCGCGGGATGTTGGACGACACGCTCGTGGTCTTTGCCACTGAGTTTGGCCGCACGCCCGGCAGTCAGGGCAGCGATGGCCGGGATCATCATCCGTATGGCTTCAGCGTCTGGATGGCCGGCGGCGGCATCAAGGGCGGGACGATCCACGGCCGCACGGATGAACTGGGCTTTCATGCGGTAGAGCATCCTCATTATGTGACGGATGTGCATGCGACCATCCTGCATCTTCTTGGGCTGGATCCGCATCGCCTGGAAGTCCCCGGGCGCAAGCGGCTGGAGCGCGACTTTGGCCGGGTGATTCCCCAGATCCTGGCCTGA
- a CDS encoding phosphodiester glycosidase family protein, giving the protein MDAGRCESTHQGTVGTLSRAARVKVHADGSSEVYCSIMNRLILPGLVALIFSHTLLAQHVESASEWRELAKGIALARFPLQDAKPHEFVIVRVDPKVARLQLLAANDKRHAALTADEWAKQHDLNVVINAGMFELDHVTHTGLMKSQGGEVSGKLNNLYSSFAMFAPMNGKDPVFRIFDADTENDMAGLKETAFPGYQCVLQNLRLIKRPGENRWKPQPKAWSEAALGEDDQGRALLIFCGAGLAMFDFNERLLKLPIGVVAAQHLEGGPEASLHIRCGGFELKCMGSYETGFNENYDNKEYWPIPNVIGVKANP; this is encoded by the coding sequence ATGGATGCGGGCCGATGTGAAAGCACTCATCAAGGCACGGTAGGAACACTGTCCCGAGCAGCCAGAGTAAAAGTCCATGCTGATGGATCTTCCGAGGTGTATTGTTCTATCATGAACCGACTGATCCTGCCTGGTCTCGTGGCATTGATTTTTTCCCACACTTTGCTGGCCCAGCACGTGGAGTCTGCCTCCGAATGGAGGGAGCTCGCCAAAGGCATCGCGCTGGCCCGGTTTCCATTGCAGGATGCCAAGCCGCATGAGTTTGTCATCGTGCGTGTTGACCCGAAGGTTGCCAGACTGCAACTGCTGGCTGCAAACGACAAAAGACACGCCGCTCTGACTGCGGATGAATGGGCGAAGCAACATGATCTGAATGTAGTGATCAATGCAGGGATGTTTGAGCTGGATCATGTGACGCATACCGGTCTCATGAAGAGCCAAGGGGGAGAGGTCTCAGGCAAGTTGAACAACCTTTACTCCTCCTTTGCGATGTTTGCTCCCATGAACGGCAAAGATCCTGTATTTCGCATTTTCGATGCGGATACTGAGAATGACATGGCCGGACTCAAGGAGACGGCATTTCCTGGCTACCAATGTGTTTTACAAAACCTGCGGCTGATCAAACGTCCGGGGGAGAATCGCTGGAAGCCGCAGCCCAAAGCGTGGAGTGAAGCGGCGCTGGGCGAGGATGACCAGGGCCGCGCGCTGCTGATCTTCTGCGGCGCGGGGCTTGCGATGTTCGATTTTAACGAGCGCCTGCTCAAACTTCCCATAGGGGTGGTGGCTGCGCAGCATCTTGAAGGTGGCCCCGAGGCATCGCTTCATATCAGGTGTGGCGGTTTCGAACTCAAATGCATGGGAAGCTATGAAACCGGCTTCAATGAAAACTATGACAACAAGGAGTACTGGCCGATACCGAATGTGATTGGGGTGAAGGCCAACCCATGA
- a CDS encoding glycine C-acetyltransferase → MNPTFAAHLQAQLDAISAAGTFKRERVLSTPQGTLVRANGGGAVLNLCANNYLGLAQHPKVRQAAHEALEHWGYGLASVRFICGTQGVHKELEAALSDFLGTEDTILYGSCFDANGGLFETILGSEDAIISDELNHASIIDGVRLCKAQRCRYKNCDMADLEAQLIAADAQGARYKLIATDGVFSMDGFIAPLKAICDLADKYQALVMVDDSHAVGFMGRTGRGTHEHCEVMGRIDILTGTLGKALGGASGGYTSGKKEIIDLLRQRSRPYLFSNTLCPSIAGASLAALNLLKQSTQLRDTLEANTRFFREQMKAAGFNLVPGEHPIVPVMLGDAALAARFADAMLEHGVYVIGFSYPVVPQGKARIRTQISAAHTRKDLTRAVQAFVAVKYELGL, encoded by the coding sequence ATGAATCCAACCTTTGCCGCACATCTCCAAGCGCAGCTTGATGCCATCAGCGCTGCTGGCACCTTCAAGCGCGAGCGCGTGCTCTCCACTCCGCAGGGCACGCTGGTGCGTGCCAATGGCGGCGGTGCGGTGCTCAATCTCTGTGCCAACAATTACCTCGGACTAGCGCAACACCCCAAGGTGCGGCAGGCGGCGCATGAGGCGCTGGAGCACTGGGGTTATGGGCTGGCCAGTGTGCGCTTCATCTGTGGTACACAAGGTGTGCACAAGGAGCTGGAGGCTGCCCTGTCTGATTTCCTTGGCACGGAGGACACGATTCTCTACGGCTCCTGCTTTGATGCGAACGGCGGCTTGTTTGAGACGATTCTAGGGTCGGAAGATGCGATCATCAGCGACGAGCTCAATCACGCCTCCATCATCGACGGTGTGCGTCTGTGCAAGGCGCAGCGCTGCAGATACAAGAACTGCGACATGGCCGATCTGGAGGCGCAGCTGATCGCTGCTGACGCTCAAGGTGCGCGGTACAAGCTTATTGCCACGGACGGAGTGTTTTCAATGGACGGCTTCATCGCGCCGCTGAAGGCCATCTGTGACTTGGCGGACAAATACCAGGCGCTGGTAATGGTGGACGACTCGCACGCGGTCGGCTTCATGGGCCGGACAGGCCGTGGGACTCACGAGCACTGCGAGGTCATGGGCCGCATTGACATTCTCACGGGCACTCTTGGCAAAGCGCTGGGAGGTGCCAGTGGCGGCTACACCAGCGGGAAAAAGGAGATTATTGATCTGCTGCGGCAGCGCTCGCGGCCGTATCTTTTCTCCAACACGCTCTGTCCCAGCATTGCAGGTGCCTCGCTTGCAGCACTGAACCTGTTGAAGCAGTCCACCCAGCTGCGCGACACGCTGGAGGCAAACACACGCTTCTTCCGTGAGCAGATGAAGGCGGCAGGTTTTAACCTAGTGCCAGGGGAGCACCCCATTGTGCCGGTGATGCTGGGGGACGCAGCGCTGGCGGCGCGGTTTGCCGATGCGATGTTGGAGCACGGTGTCTATGTGATCGGTTTCAGCTATCCCGTGGTGCCGCAGGGCAAGGCGCGTATCCGCACACAGATCAGCGCCGCGCACACCCGGAAAGACTTGACACGCGCCGTGCAGGCTTTTGTCGCGGTGAAGTACGAACTGGGGTTATGA
- a CDS encoding PSD1 and planctomycete cytochrome C domain-containing protein: protein MPKTVLQSPKYTAPLRGWMVGACMASGALTALAVDYEKEIKPLLKERCYTCHGALKQKADLRVDTAAAMRKGGDGGDILTKEHSMLLERVTTTDKKDRMPPEGEGSMLTAVQVAKLRDWIAAGAPSPAQEKPEEDPRAHWAYQPPKSSGHSVDALLAARLAAKGLKPQPEAAPELWLRRVYLDLIGLPPTPEQIQAFLKDTSVSARQRVVDHLLSTPQYGERWARHFMDIWRYCDWYGLGAQLRHSQKHLWHWRDWIVESLNADKGYDQMIVQMLAADELAPEDRDNLRATGFLARSYYLFNRTTWLDETIEHTCRAFLGLTMQCVKCHDHKYDPVEQADYYRMRAIFEPLHVRLDPWEGESDLEKNGLPRVYDLHLDQPTYRHVRGDEKNEDKSRPMSPGVPRVLEFASYEPKVVKLPLSSSRPVLLPFVLKDHLAAADQQLALAQKAGDAGAVKLAGLRLAVIQAVYAADLAKGDKTIAQAAALAEARYAEAKAENDLSKAEAAPTAKDADKKIKAAREALEKARAKVAAPGAEYTSLAVSFKAQEGPEENGNAKVQTYPEISTGRRLALARWIADKRNPLTARVLVNHVWARHFGVPLVADVGDFGRRSSVPLHQDVLDSLTTGFMENGWSMKWLHRTLVLSDLYRRSSSNAGADPQTLAADPDNHFFWRMNPRRMESQLVRDSLLHLSGRLDLTLGGPSIDPAKAETSPRRSLYFIQNADVEHRFLAVFDNSNVLECYRRNESVVPQQALALTNSKLSSDCANALAGSMAKLDATAFIDQAFLAILGRLPLEAERLACFEGFRDLKEDRSLFLQALINHNDFVTLR, encoded by the coding sequence ATGCCAAAGACCGTGCTTCAGTCGCCAAAATACACCGCTCCGCTACGAGGCTGGATGGTGGGCGCATGCATGGCGTCAGGGGCTCTCACAGCGTTGGCAGTGGACTATGAAAAGGAGATCAAGCCCCTGCTGAAGGAACGCTGCTACACCTGTCATGGGGCCTTGAAACAGAAGGCCGATCTGCGGGTGGACACGGCGGCGGCCATGCGCAAGGGCGGCGATGGGGGCGACATTCTGACGAAGGAGCACTCCATGCTGCTGGAGCGGGTGACCACCACCGACAAGAAGGATCGCATGCCGCCGGAGGGGGAGGGCTCCATGCTCACTGCTGTGCAGGTGGCCAAATTGAGAGACTGGATCGCCGCTGGTGCGCCGTCTCCTGCGCAGGAAAAGCCGGAGGAGGACCCACGTGCGCACTGGGCCTACCAGCCACCCAAATCATCCGGCCACTCGGTGGATGCGCTGCTTGCCGCCCGTCTGGCAGCGAAAGGACTGAAGCCGCAGCCGGAGGCCGCGCCGGAGCTGTGGCTGCGCCGCGTTTATCTGGATCTCATCGGTCTGCCGCCCACGCCGGAGCAGATCCAGGCCTTTTTGAAGGACACCTCTGTCTCAGCACGGCAGCGGGTGGTGGATCATCTGCTAAGCACACCACAGTATGGCGAACGCTGGGCCCGCCACTTCATGGACATCTGGCGCTACTGCGACTGGTATGGGCTCGGCGCGCAGCTGCGCCACAGCCAGAAGCATCTCTGGCACTGGCGCGACTGGATCGTGGAATCTCTCAATGCCGACAAGGGCTACGATCAGATGATCGTGCAAATGCTGGCGGCTGATGAACTCGCGCCTGAGGACCGGGACAATCTACGCGCCACCGGTTTCCTGGCGCGCAGCTACTACCTTTTCAACCGCACGACATGGCTGGATGAAACGATCGAGCATACCTGCCGTGCCTTCCTCGGGCTGACGATGCAGTGCGTGAAATGCCACGACCATAAGTATGACCCCGTGGAGCAGGCGGACTACTACCGCATGCGTGCGATCTTTGAGCCGCTGCATGTGCGTCTCGACCCCTGGGAAGGGGAATCAGATCTGGAGAAAAACGGGCTGCCGCGTGTCTATGACCTGCACCTCGATCAGCCTACCTACCGCCATGTGCGTGGAGACGAGAAAAATGAGGACAAGTCGCGGCCTATGAGCCCTGGGGTGCCGCGCGTGCTGGAATTTGCCTCGTATGAGCCCAAGGTAGTGAAGCTGCCACTATCCTCCTCCCGGCCGGTGCTGCTGCCATTTGTGCTGAAAGATCATCTTGCAGCGGCTGATCAGCAGCTGGCTCTGGCGCAGAAGGCCGGGGATGCGGGTGCTGTGAAGCTGGCAGGGCTGCGGCTCGCCGTGATTCAGGCTGTATATGCGGCTGATCTGGCGAAAGGTGACAAGACCATCGCGCAGGCGGCGGCGCTGGCAGAAGCCAGATATGCGGAAGCCAAGGCGGAGAATGATCTGTCCAAAGCGGAGGCAGCGCCGACGGCCAAGGATGCTGACAAGAAGATCAAGGCTGCCAGGGAGGCGCTGGAGAAAGCGCGAGCCAAGGTGGCCGCGCCGGGGGCAGAGTACACTTCTCTAGCTGTGAGCTTCAAAGCGCAGGAAGGTCCTGAAGAGAACGGCAATGCCAAGGTGCAGACCTATCCCGAGATCAGCACAGGGCGAAGGCTGGCGCTGGCCCGATGGATCGCGGACAAGCGCAATCCGCTCACGGCGCGCGTGCTGGTGAATCACGTTTGGGCGCGGCATTTTGGCGTGCCACTGGTGGCTGATGTGGGCGACTTTGGCCGCAGATCCTCAGTTCCGCTGCACCAAGACGTGCTCGACAGCCTGACGACCGGCTTCATGGAGAACGGCTGGAGCATGAAGTGGCTGCATCGCACGCTGGTGCTGTCGGATTTGTACCGGCGCAGTTCCTCCAATGCGGGCGCTGATCCCCAAACCTTGGCTGCTGATCCTGATAATCATTTCTTCTGGCGCATGAATCCGCGCCGCATGGAGAGCCAGCTCGTACGCGACAGCCTGCTGCATCTGTCTGGCCGGCTGGATCTTACGCTGGGAGGTCCGAGCATTGATCCTGCCAAGGCGGAGACCAGCCCACGACGTTCGCTTTATTTCATTCAGAACGCCGATGTGGAGCACCGCTTCCTGGCTGTCTTTGACAACAGCAATGTGCTAGAGTGCTACAGGCGCAACGAAAGCGTGGTGCCGCAGCAGGCACTGGCGCTGACCAACAGCAAGCTCAGCAGCGACTGTGCGAACGCGCTGGCGGGTTCGATGGCAAAGCTGGATGCGACCGCTTTCATTGATCAGGCGTTCCTTGCCATCCTGGGACGTCTGCCGCTGGAGGCGGAGAGGCTGGCCTGCTTCGAAGGTTTCCGTGACTTGAAAGAGGACCGCAGCCTGTTTTTGCAGGCCCTGATCAACCACAACGACTTCGTGACCCTGCGATGA